Proteins from one Mus pahari chromosome 10, PAHARI_EIJ_v1.1, whole genome shotgun sequence genomic window:
- the LOC110328063 gene encoding C-C chemokine receptor type 5: MFDLYSSLTRGGETSVPPTRDSGSCRMDFQGSIPTYIYDIDYGMSAPCQKINVKQIAAQLLPPLYSLVFIFGFVGNMMVFLILISCKKLKSMTDIYLFNLAISDLLFLLTLPFWAHYAANEWIFGNIMCKVFTGIYHIGYFGGIFFIILLTIDRYLAIVHAVFALKVRTVNSGVITSVVTWVVAVFASLPEIIFTRSQKEGFHYTCSPHFPRTQYHFWKNFQTLKMVILSLILPLLVMVICYSGILHTLFRCRNEKKRHRAVRLIFAIMIVYFLFWTPYNIVLLLTTFQEVFGLNNCSSSNRLDQAMQATETLGMTHCCLNPVIYAFVGEKFRNYLSVFFRKHIVKRFCKRCSIFQQDNPDRVNSVYTRSTGEQEVSTGL, encoded by the exons ATGTTTGATTTGTACAGCTCTCTAACCAGAGGAGGTGAGACATCCGTTCCCCCTACAAGAGACTCTG GCTCTTGCAGGATGGATTTTCAAGGTTCAATTCCAACCTATATCTATGACATCGATTATGGTATGTCAGCACCCTGCCAAAAAATCAATGTGAAACAAATTGCAGCCCAGCTCCTGCCCCCACTCTACTCCCTGGTATTCATCTTTGGTTTTGTGGGCAACATGATGGTCTTCCTCATCTTGATAAGCTGCAAAAAGCTAAAGAGCATGACTGATATCTACTTGTTCAACCTGGCCATCTCTGACCTGCTCTTCCTGCTCACACTACCATTCTGGGCTCACTATGCTGCAAATGAGTGGATCTTTGGGAATATAATGTGTAAAGTATTCACAGGGATCTATCACATTGGTTATTTTGGTGGAATCTTCTTCATTATCCTCCTGACAATTGATAGGTACTTGGCTATTGTCCATGCTGTGTTTGCTTTAAAAGTCAGAACGGTCAACTCTGGGGTGATAACAAGTGTAGTCACTTGGGTGGTAGCTGTGTTTGCCTCTCTCCCAGAAATAATCTTTACCAGATCTCAGAAAGAAGGTTTTCATTATACATGCAGTCCTCATTTTCCACGCACTCAATATCATTTCTGGAAGAATTTCCAAACattaaaaatggtcatcttgagCCTGATCCTGCCCCTACTTGTCATGGTCATCTGCTACTCAGGAATTCTCCACACCCTGTTTCGCTGTAGGAATGAGAAGAAGAGGCACAGGGCTGTGAGGCTCATCTTTGCCATCATGATTGTCTACTTTCTCTTCTGGACTCCCTACAACATTGTCCTCCTCCTGACCACCTTCCAGGAAGTCTTTGGACTGAATAATTGTAGTAGTTCTAATAGACTAGACCAGGCCATGCAGGCAACAGAGACTCTTGGAATGACACACTGCTGCCTAAACCCTGTCATCTATGCCTTTGTTGGAGAGAAGTTCCGGAATTATCTCTCAGTGTTCTTCCGAAAACACATTGTCAAACGCTTTTGCAAACGATGTTCAATTTTCCAGCAAGACAATCCTGATCGTGTAAACTCAGTCTATACTCGGTCCACAGGAGAACAAGAAGTTTCTACTGGTTTATGA